The following proteins are encoded in a genomic region of Alistipes shahii WAL 8301:
- a CDS encoding BACON domain-containing protein, with translation MKSIQIFLTVLVLCFAAACSKDSTESDPNPPTPPVQEDAISVTPSILTFDALGGTQTIQIICSDNKSWTLSGEVPWCEVSTMKGTNGTNITFTTQENASVDERNATYTFVCGQASAKLTIIQKQRDALTITSSKIEVPASGKTITIEVQSNIQFDYEIADKDRDWILPEETRAMQTTYLTFKVQPNENVSRREGAIIIKSEKVSETVNIYQNGETPSIVLTQSDYAVSNEGETIKVEVSSNVDYQIKMPDVDWIIENKTRSMSTHTHYYTITPNGTPDNRNAQILFINQQNSLQQTVNIIQGQQNEIIVSTTDYYIGNSASIVKVDIQSNINYSVKIPEMTDWISLVETRALQSSTVSLNISENTSGSRRVGKITLVNTDAHKEVELTIVQSAEYTIVDIQDFLFKTYLCKYFDKNGDGEMSISEMADIVEIDCSNLDITSLQGIEYAVNLQKLNCSQNKITDIDLSYNKNLEIIIWNKNPFCYINLGDISPYQYTENTWNDSPVFGLYDMVGPTLKIIGSSMKGLTVIECALQALDVSECPNLERLECYDNMIKSLDLSKNTKLKVIRINNNPLELIDLGRANVNIAENKLCLRNSTHIKVISEYLSTLWITQSSKLESIDVSACPNLQTFYCNANNLKTLDVSHNSKLTRLDCNNNPLSLLNLGNIKIKSFNLDADNDERLGLKVGKSKSLQVKSETLAALDVSGNSLIDIDISQCPNLVNLSCANNQVQNLNYANCPLEELNVSNNQLKELDLRNLNITDQFNVHYDGNPLTTIHFGNVNLRTRTDPYGNIFCVEPTFTKKSLCGSTELTITGDAVQGIDIHECELVKLDISKCPILEYLDCRSNQIKHLDISQNINLKQLRWLDNQFESIVLGTALPYTTEYDDYTKKERLIRDGLEEYLYYGELNLNHVIEGGKHLKVSSITSIRSLDCSYCGLQTLDITDASISNLNCSNNHLNNIELPDAGGLYSLDCSHNDLTTLDLKRNVSIHTIYAQNNAITQLNIRSYTKINNLCISSNKLTELDCNGLTALQKLECTSNMINNLSLQECGNLTWLSCGNNQIENLDVSESSLYTNWGHDATLVCAPMPTLKNLYLKDGWDLRGITYERSIYNIPEQTKIMYK, from the coding sequence ATGAAATCTATTCAAATTTTTTTGACGGTACTTGTTTTGTGTTTTGCCGCTGCTTGCAGTAAAGATTCTACGGAATCCGATCCCAATCCGCCTACACCGCCCGTACAAGAAGATGCAATCTCTGTCACTCCGTCTATATTGACTTTTGATGCTTTAGGCGGGACACAGACAATACAAATTATTTGTTCCGACAACAAATCGTGGACTTTATCGGGAGAGGTTCCATGGTGTGAAGTATCTACCATGAAAGGTACTAATGGTACGAATATAACTTTTACAACCCAAGAAAATGCAAGTGTAGATGAACGTAATGCAACATATACTTTTGTTTGTGGGCAAGCCTCTGCCAAATTGACAATTATCCAAAAACAACGGGATGCGCTAACTATAACATCATCAAAAATCGAAGTCCCTGCAAGTGGTAAAACAATTACCATAGAGGTACAATCCAATATACAGTTTGACTATGAAATTGCAGATAAAGACAGAGATTGGATTTTACCAGAGGAAACTCGTGCAATGCAGACAACATATTTAACATTTAAAGTCCAGCCTAATGAAAATGTGTCGAGGAGAGAAGGTGCAATCATTATTAAAAGTGAGAAAGTATCTGAAACAGTAAATATTTATCAAAATGGAGAAACACCCTCTATAGTACTTACACAAAGTGATTACGCCGTATCAAATGAGGGAGAAACTATAAAAGTCGAAGTATCTAGTAATGTTGATTATCAAATAAAAATGCCCGATGTAGATTGGATTATTGAAAATAAAACCCGATCAATGTCTACTCATACGCATTATTATACAATAACTCCTAATGGTACGCCAGATAATCGCAATGCTCAAATTCTTTTTATAAATCAGCAAAATTCTTTACAACAAACAGTAAATATCATACAAGGCCAACAAAATGAAATAATAGTATCTACCACCGATTATTATATAGGAAACTCTGCATCAATCGTTAAAGTTGATATTCAAAGTAATATCAATTATTCGGTTAAAATTCCTGAAATGACAGATTGGATTTCTTTAGTTGAGACAAGAGCCTTACAAAGTAGTACAGTTTCCTTAAATATATCAGAAAATACTAGCGGGAGTCGAAGAGTTGGAAAAATAACCCTCGTCAATACAGATGCGCATAAAGAAGTTGAACTTACAATTGTTCAATCTGCTGAATATACGATTGTAGACATTCAAGATTTTCTTTTTAAAACGTATTTATGCAAATATTTTGACAAGAATGGTGACGGGGAGATGTCTATATCCGAAATGGCAGATATTGTTGAAATAGACTGCTCTAATTTAGATATTACCTCTTTACAAGGTATTGAATATGCAGTAAACCTACAAAAGCTAAATTGCTCTCAAAATAAGATAACAGACATTGATTTAAGTTATAATAAAAATTTGGAAATTATTATATGGAATAAGAATCCATTTTGCTATATCAATTTAGGAGATATTTCACCCTATCAATATACTGAGAATACTTGGAATGATTCACCTGTATTCGGCTTATACGATATGGTTGGACCGACTCTTAAAATTATTGGTTCCAGTATGAAAGGATTGACTGTTATTGAATGTGCTTTACAGGCTTTGGACGTTTCCGAATGTCCTAATCTTGAAAGATTAGAATGTTATGATAATATGATTAAGAGTCTAGACTTGAGTAAAAACACTAAACTAAAGGTAATTCGGATCAACAACAATCCTTTGGAACTTATTGATTTAGGTCGGGCAAATGTTAATATTGCAGAAAATAAATTATGTCTGAGAAATTCGACCCATATAAAAGTCATTAGTGAATATTTATCTACTTTGTGGATTACCCAAAGTAGTAAATTGGAATCAATAGATGTTTCTGCATGTCCGAATTTGCAAACATTTTATTGTAATGCCAATAATCTGAAAACTTTAGACGTATCGCATAATTCAAAACTTACGCGTCTTGATTGTAATAATAATCCATTATCCCTACTTAATTTAGGAAATATTAAAATTAAATCATTTAATCTGGACGCCGATAATGATGAAAGGTTAGGATTAAAGGTGGGAAAATCAAAATCGCTTCAGGTAAAAAGTGAAACACTTGCAGCATTAGATGTATCGGGTAATTCTCTAATTGATATAGATATATCCCAATGTCCGAATCTTGTCAATTTAAGTTGCGCTAATAATCAAGTGCAAAACTTAAATTATGCAAATTGCCCTTTAGAGGAGTTAAATGTGTCAAATAACCAATTGAAAGAATTAGATTTAAGGAATTTGAATATTACAGACCAATTTAACGTGCACTATGATGGTAATCCACTTACTACTATTCATTTCGGGAATGTTAATCTTCGGACAAGGACAGATCCTTATGGAAATATATTTTGTGTTGAGCCAACTTTCACAAAAAAAAGTTTATGTGGATCTACAGAGTTAACAATAACAGGAGATGCTGTTCAAGGCATAGACATACACGAATGCGAGCTAGTAAAATTAGACATTTCAAAATGTCCTATACTTGAGTATTTGGACTGTCGTTCAAACCAAATAAAACATTTGGATATTTCACAAAATATAAATTTAAAGCAATTGAGATGGTTAGATAATCAATTCGAGTCCATTGTCTTGGGGACAGCATTGCCTTATACAACTGAATATGACGATTATACAAAGAAAGAACGCTTAATTAGAGATGGACTCGAAGAATATTTATATTATGGTGAATTAAATTTAAATCATGTAATTGAAGGGGGAAAACATCTAAAAGTATCAAGCATAACTTCAATACGTTCTTTAGATTGCAGTTATTGTGGATTGCAAACTTTAGATATTACAGACGCTTCAATATCAAATTTAAATTGCAGTAATAATCATTTAAATAATATAGAGTTACCTGATGCAGGCGGATTATATTCTTTAGATTGTAGTCATAATGATTTGACCACACTTGATTTAAAGAGGAATGTGAGTATACACACAATTTATGCACAAAATAATGCTATTACGCAGCTAAATATACGATCTTATACCAAAATAAATAACTTGTGTATATCATCTAATAAATTGACAGAATTAGATTGTAATGGATTAACAGCATTACAAAAGTTAGAGTGCACGTCAAATATGATAAATAATTTATCTCTACAAGAATGCGGAAATTTAACATGGTTGTCATGTGGTAATAACCAAATAGAGAATTTGGATGTCAGTGAATCAAGTTTATATACAAATTGGGGACATGATGCTACCTTGGTATGTGCACCGATGCCTACTTTAAAAAATTTATATTTAAAAGATGGATGGGATTTGAGAGGGATAACTTACGAACGCAGCATTTATAATATTCCAGAACAAACAAAAATTATGTATAAATAA
- a CDS encoding site-specific integrase, translated as MVRSTFKVLFYLKRQSVQNGKAPIMGRITINGTISQFSCKLSVSPALWDTKANKAAGKSVMAQRINEKLENIKTNIGKHYQRICDRDSYVTAEKVKNAWLGFGDGYQLLIETFDAYLKDFEEKRAGKDRAIGTLVCYRKARNYLAAFLRYEYKVEDIPFKELKREFIERYVVYLSTVRRMLPGSIHTPIKKLKLMTYTAFKNGWITTDPFSGFRISVTYRDRRFLSESELQAVMNVRLPNYKTAIVRDIFVFCCFTGLCYADVKKLSREDIHTDERGDMWIIDQRTKTGTQFRVKLLPVAKQLVEQYSRLQLPDDKVFPVKDDNSMNMSLRHVARHAGLSFNPTTHTGRHTFATTVTLTQGVPLETVSKMLGHKHITTTQIYAKITNDKIGRDMDVLTDKIRNKFKLVF; from the coding sequence ATGGTAAGAAGCACTTTCAAAGTCCTGTTCTATCTGAAACGACAATCCGTGCAGAACGGCAAAGCTCCCATCATGGGGCGCATCACGATCAACGGTACGATCTCGCAATTCAGTTGCAAGTTGTCCGTATCTCCCGCACTCTGGGATACGAAAGCCAATAAAGCCGCTGGCAAGAGCGTCATGGCCCAGCGCATCAACGAAAAGCTGGAAAATATCAAAACCAACATCGGTAAACACTACCAGCGTATCTGCGACCGTGATTCGTATGTTACGGCCGAAAAGGTCAAAAATGCGTGGCTGGGTTTCGGTGACGGCTACCAGCTGTTGATCGAAACTTTCGACGCTTATCTGAAAGATTTTGAGGAAAAGCGTGCAGGTAAAGACCGTGCGATAGGTACACTCGTTTGTTATCGTAAAGCCCGCAATTATCTTGCGGCCTTCCTTCGTTACGAATATAAGGTAGAGGATATTCCGTTCAAAGAGTTGAAGCGGGAATTTATCGAAAGATATGTCGTTTACCTTTCGACGGTGCGGAGAATGCTTCCGGGCAGTATCCACACGCCGATCAAGAAACTGAAACTGATGACCTATACGGCCTTTAAGAACGGTTGGATCACTACCGACCCGTTTTCCGGCTTCCGTATCTCGGTAACGTACCGCGACCGCCGTTTTCTGTCCGAATCGGAACTGCAAGCCGTGATGAATGTCCGCCTGCCCAATTACAAAACGGCCATTGTCCGGGATATCTTCGTGTTCTGCTGTTTCACGGGGCTATGCTATGCCGATGTAAAGAAACTCTCCCGCGAAGATATACACACGGACGAGCGGGGCGATATGTGGATCATCGACCAACGCACCAAGACGGGGACGCAGTTCCGGGTGAAGCTGTTGCCCGTTGCCAAACAACTCGTCGAGCAGTACAGTCGCTTGCAGTTGCCGGACGATAAGGTGTTTCCGGTCAAGGACGATAATTCGATGAATATGTCGTTACGGCATGTTGCCCGACATGCCGGACTGTCGTTCAATCCCACGACGCACACGGGTCGCCATACCTTTGCAACGACGGTCACGCTGACGCAAGGCGTACCGTTGGAAACGGTCAGCAAGATGTTGGGGCATAAGCATATCACCACCACACAGATCTACGCGAAGATCACCAACGACAAAATCGGGCGGGATATGGATGTGCTGACGGATAAGATTAGAAATAAGTTCAAGTTGGTATTTTGA